Proteins from one Panicum virgatum strain AP13 chromosome 7K, P.virgatum_v5, whole genome shotgun sequence genomic window:
- the LOC120640547 gene encoding aspartic proteinase 36-like produces the protein MPPEPGLRGRWGGRRRSRGGGGGPNNSRPAAAVRCAQGGPSFAAPTNNKPMAPRAALLLAALALLLAAAPGAADTGVFQVRRKFPAGGDAGGNITALRAHDGRRHGRLLAAADLKLGGLGLPTDTGLYFTEINLGTPPKHYFLQVDTGSDILWVNCITCDQCPRKSGLGLDLTLYDPKASSSGSTVLCDQEFCAATYGGKLPRCSSNVPCEYKVMYGDGSSTTGFFVTDALQFDQVTGDGQTKPGNASVTFGCGAQQGGDLGTSNQALDGIIGFGQANTSMLSQLAAAGKVKKVFAHCLDIVQGGGIFAIGNVVQPKVKTTPLVPDMPHYNVNLKSVDVDGTTLQLPAHIFETGDKKGTIIDSGTTLTYLPELVFKEVMLAVFKKHQDIGFHNVQEFLCFEYSGSVDDGFPTITFHFEDDLALHVYPHEYFFANGNDMYCMGFQNGGSQSKDGKDIVLMGDLVLSNKLVVYDLENQVIGWTDYNCSSSIKVKDDKTGATYTVNSHDISSSGWRFRWNKTLVLLLVIVVSSYLIC, from the exons ATGCCTCCCGAGCCGGGCCTCCGAGGCCggtggggaggaaggaggaggagccgcggaggaggagggggcccgAATAAtagccgccccgcagccgctgTCCGCTGCGCGCAGGGCGGTCCGTCGTTCGCCGCGCCCACCAATAACAAACCCATggctccgcgcgccgccctcctcctcgccgcgctcgcgctGCTCCTGGCGGCGGCCCCCGGCGCCGCGGACACCGGCGTCTTCCAGGTGCGCCGCAAGTTCCCCGCCGGAGGCGATGCCGGCGGCAACATCACCGCCCTCCGCGCCCACGACGGCCGACGCCACGGCCGCctactcgccgccgccgacctcaaGCTCGGCGGCCTCGGCCTCCCCACCGACACCGG GCTCTATTTCACGGAGATCAATCTCGGGACGCCGCCCAAGCACTACTTCCTGCAGGTCGACACCGGCAGCGACATCCTCTGGGTTAACTGCATCACCTGCGACCAATGCCCCCGCAAGAGCGGACTCGGG CTAGATTTGACGCTCTACGACCCCAAGGCGTCCTCGAGCGGGAGCACAGTGTTGTGCGACCAGGAATTCTGCGCGGCCACCTACGGGGGCAAGCTGCCCAGGTGCAGCTCCAACGTGCCCTGCGAGTACAAAGTCATGTACGGTGATGGTAGCTCGACGACAGGGTTCTTCGTCACTGATGCGCTGCAGTTCGATCAAGTAACTGGGGATGGGCAGACGAAGCCTGGCAATGCCAGCGTCACGTTCGG GTGTGGTGCTCAGCAAGGTGGGGATTTGGGAACTTCAAACCAAGCCCTTGATGGAATTATTGGTTTTGGCCAGGCAAATACATCAATGCTATcacagctagctgctgctggtaAAGTTAAGAAGGTATTTGCTCATTGCTTGGATATCGTCCAAGGAGGTGGAATTTTCGCTATTGGAAACGTGGTGCAGCCAAAAGTAAAAACAACACCATTGGTACCCGACAT GCCACACTATAATGTGAACCTTAAGTCTGTCGATGTTGATGGTACTACATTACAGCTCCCAGCTCATATTTTCGAAACAGGAGACAAAAAAGGTACCATAATCGACAGTGGTACAACCTTGACATACCTTCCAGAATTGGTTTTCAAAGAAGTAATGCTTGCG GTATTTAAAAAGCATCAGGATATAGGATTCCATAATGTTCAAGAATTTCTGTGTTTCGAATACTCTGGAAG TGTAGATGATGGATTCCCAACTATCACCTTTCATTTTGAGGATGATCTGGCACTACATGTGTATCCACATGAGTACTTTTTCGCAAATGGG AATGACATGTACTGCATGGGATTCCAAAATGGTGGATCACAATCAAAGGATGGAAAGGACATTGTGCTTATGGGAG ATCTTGTTCTTTCAAACAAGTTGGTTGTCTATGACTTGGAAAATCAAGTCATTGGGTGGACTGACTACAACT GTTCATCGAGCATTAAAGTTAAAGATGACAAGACAGGCGCGACATATACTGTCAATTCACACGATATCTCCTCCTCCGGGTGGAGATTCCGCTGGAACAAGACCCTGGTTCTGTTGTTGGTAATAGTTGTGTCCAGCTATTTAATATGCTAA
- the LOC120640546 gene encoding probable protein phosphatase 2C 38: MVAVAAGRRAGAVRGGGRRRAGCGDQSQAQQRLLAVAVAARFAEAGPPQSAEASAGGCCVELLECLLGALGVTAVAPAPAQYRWAVRSIRRRRPRGASAEGRRAGAEPAPPCRIAGNGASASAAASLYTMQGKKGVNQDAMVVWENFGSKDDTMFCGVFDGHGPNGHLVAKRVRDLLPVKLSANLGRNGITTRGPASLRVEDTDDSLENKENGGHPEYFPELRASFLRAFYVMDRDLKLNRNIDCTFSGTTAVTVIKQGQNIIIGNLGDSRAVLGTRDEDNHLIAVQLTVDLKPSIPSEAERIRQRKGRIFSLSDEPNVARVWLPTFNSPGLAMARSFGDFCLKNYGIISMPDVSYHRITEKDEFVVLATDGVWDVLSNNEVVSIISKAPSQVSAARFLVEGAQRAWRTRYPTSKTDDCAAVCLFLNTEAASTSSNSGTKDLTNLEASSSKHSLTVKSSTAVPANLVTSLVEDEEWSVLDGVSGPVTLPILPKPTSVVKDSTKD; encoded by the exons ATGGTGGCGgtcgcggcggggaggcgggccggggccgtgcgcggcggcggccgccggcgcgcgggctgCGGCGACCAGTCGCAGGCGCAGCAGAGGCTGCTggctgtcgccgtcgccgcgcgcttCGCCGAGGCGGGGCCGCCCCAGTCCGCCGAGGCCTccgccggcggctgctgcgTCGAGCTCCTCGAGTGCCTGCTCGGGGCGCTCGGCGTCACCGCCGTCGCCCCGGCGCCCGCGCAGTACAGGTGGGCCGTGCGCTCgatccggcgccggcggccccgcGGCGCGTCCGCAGAGGGCCGCCGCGCAGGGGCCGAGCCCGCGCCCCCGTGTCGCATCGCGGGGAacggcgcctccgcctccgctgcgGCGTCGCTCTACACCATGCAGGGCAAGAAGGGCGTCAACCAGGACGCCATGGTCGTCTGGGAG AATTTTGGTTCAAAAGATGATACCATGTTTTGTGGTGTTTTTGATGGCCATGGACCAAATGGGCATTTGGTTGCCAAGAGGGTCAGAGATCTTCTTCCTGTGAAGTTGAGTGCAAACTTAGGAAGGAATGGGATCACTACAAGAGGTCCAGCTTCATTAAGGGTTGAAGATACTGATGATTCCCTTGAAAATAAGGAGAATGGCGGGCACCCAGAATATTTCCCAGAACTTAGAGCTTCATTCTTGCGGGCATTTTATGTTATGGACAGGGATCTGAAATTAAACAGAAATATTGATTGCACATTCAGTGGAACAACAGCAGTTACAGTAATCAAGCAG GGACAAAACATCATAATTGGTAACTTGGGGGATTCTAGAGCTGTCTTGGGCACTAGAGATGAAGATAATCACCTAATTGCTGTTCAGTTGACGGTTGACCTCAAACCTAGCATTCCAA GTGAAGCAGAGCGAATCAGGCAACGAAAGGGTAGAATATTTTCTCTTTCAGATGAGCCTAATGTTGCCCGTGTGTGGCTTCCGACATTCAACTCGCCAGGACTGGCCATGGCAAGATCATTTGGAGACTTCTGTCTAAAGAATTATGGTATTATTTCAATGCCTGATGTTTCATACCATCGCATCACTGAGAAGGATGAATTTGTTGTGTTGGCAACTGATGGG GTGTGGGATGTACTTTCTAACAATGAAGTTGTTAGCATCATCAGCAAAGCTCCTTCACAGGTCTCAGCAGCCCGGTTTCTTGTTGAAGGGGCTCAGAGGGCATGGAGGACTCGGTACCCCACATCAAAGACCGATGACTGTGCTGCTGTCTGTCTCTTCCTGAATACAGAAGCAGCAAGTACATCCTCCAATTCTGGAACCAAAGATTTGACGAACTTAGAAGCGAGCAGCAGTAAGCACTCATTGACTGTTAAGTCAAGCACTGCTGTCCCTGCAAACCTTGTCACCTCATTGGTAGAAGATGAAGAGTGGTCTGTTCTTGATGGCGTCTCTGGGCCTGTCACTCTGCCAATTTTGCCAAAGCCTACTTCAGTTGTGAAGGATAGCACAAAAGATTGA